The following proteins are co-located in the Oncorhynchus clarkii lewisi isolate Uvic-CL-2024 chromosome 30, UVic_Ocla_1.0, whole genome shotgun sequence genome:
- the LOC139389928 gene encoding TM2 domain-containing protein 2-like, protein MARISLNYILMCGQVLLLLSVLLLQCLEGIYSQNSSDSPGQRATTAAFSASEQPQDNVTTYHIIPVERVNYTELYEYRPPSPVVLCSYLPEEFIHCQDPVDHAQNSTAILEMGHGCWKFGGQVHKDVNHTPVICTALDDIECAGPREFLRGNEPCIKYTGHYFITTLLYSFFLGCFGVDRFCLGHTGTAVGKLLTLGGLGIWWFVDLILLITGGLMPSDNSNWCTFY, encoded by the exons ATGGCTAGGATTTCACTTAATTACATACTGATGTGCGGGCAAGTTCTCTTGCTACTGTCAGTGTTGCTTTTGCAATGTTTGGAAGGAATATACTCCCAGAATTCATCAGACTCACCCGGACAGAGGGCAACAACAGCTGCATTCAGTGCCAGTGAGCAGCCACAAGATAACGTGACGACGTATCACATCATACCAGTTGAACGCGTGAATTATACTGAACTGTATGAATACAGGCCTCCGTCACCAGTTGTCCTCTGCAGCTATCT ACCAGAGGAGTTCATCCACTGTCAAGATCCAGTGGACCATGCACAGAACTCCACTGCCATTCTGGAAATGGGACACGGTTGTTGGAAG TTTGGGGGGCAGGTACACAAAGACGTGAATCACACACCAGTCATCTGCACGGCACTGGATGACATTGAATGTGCTGGACCCAGGGAGTTCCTGAGAGGGAATGAGCCCTGCATCAA GTACACTGGCCACTATTTCATCACCACCCTGCTGTACTCGTTCTTTCTGGGTTGCTTTGGAGTGGACAGGTTCTGCCTGGGGCATACAGGCACAGCCGTGGGCAAGCTACTGACCCTAGGAGGCCTTGGCATCTGGTGGTTCGTGgacctcatcctcctcatcaccGGAGGCCTCATGCCCAGTGATAACAGCAACTGGTGTACCTTCTACTGA